In the genome of Paenibacillus pabuli, the window CGGAGGCTTCCAGTTTGGCAGCATAATCGTATGGACGGTACAACTTTTCCATATATAGAAGCGCTGTGCGAATTTCGGGGGCAAGACGTTTGCACCTCACTAACGAGGCATGATTGAAGCTGGATAGAATCACCTTTTGTTCTATACCCCAATCCCGAATCGCTTGGATCAACTTTTCTTCCATTCCCTTATAGCTAACAATACCATTTTTCAATTCCAAGTTAAGTAGGATGTCTTTCCCTCGAACCAGATCGAATAATTCATCCAAAGATGGAATACGTTCACCAGCAAAATCAGCATGGAACCAAGCTCCTGCGTCCAGAGTACGCAATTCTTCAAACGATTTATCCTTGACCCAGCCTTCTGCTCCGGCAGTGCGGGTTAACGTCTCATCATGGATCAGTACCAGTCTACCATCACTGGACAGCTGGACATCTGTTTCAATGCCTGTCGCTCCAAGCTGCAAACTGCGTTCAAACGCAACCATTGTATTCTCGGGACATACGGCAGATGCTCCCCTATGGGCGATATTTTCAATTCTTTTCATTCCAGCGCCTCCTGACGTTCATCATGGACTCTATGATTCTCACTATACACACAGTTTGTCATACCTGTATTAACAGAACGTTTAATTGAATACGCTGTCCGTGTATAGGCAACATCTTGGAAGGCTAGGGATTCACTCATTTTGTGAACTCATCTGTAAAGCAAACATAATATAGTATCAGTCATAGACAACTGCACTCCGCTGTAAGGAGGTCGCCCATTGAAACCCCTAACGACAAAGAAAACCGTATCTTCCAAATCATCCTCCAAAAAAGTCCCTTTGACCCGCATTTCCGCGAAAAACAGGTCGGGCCGACCCGGCAGTAGATCCAGAACTTCTCCCGGATCACGACAACATATGACACGGGCGTCTGTTCGAGGGTTAGCTGTGCCTGACAAAACGAGCAATCAATCCTCTGTTTCTGAAATACAACACGGTCTGGATCAATTGGCCTTTATCGCGGCTATTCTGGCTCTTATTGCTGCGGCAATCGGGCTGTATATTGCCTGGAAAACACTCAGTTTGCCTGGTGGTGGTGGTGCGGAGGTAACCGTTTGACCTCCGTATCACCTCTGTCTCTTTTATTGAGGCAGAGTTTTTTTACAGACAGAAAAAAACCGTTCCCCTGAGACGTCGACCGTACCGACGTCTCTTTGGAAAGGCCATTTCTTTAACGGGCATTGCCCCGGCAATGATATCATGCCCCGGAATGGCTGATCGAAATTACACTATGAATGTACGAGAAATGATAACAAGCAGGATGAACAATACCAGAATTGCGCCAGTTGATGTCCATGCTCCACCGCCAAAGCCGCCGTATCCGTAACCGTATCCTGTGCCTTTGATTTCGCTCATGAGTGACACTCCCTTCTATTAAGAAAGTACACTATAGACTATGCCTGGGGAGGGAACTTGCTTGGGCGCATCGGAAAGTTTTCCGCTGGAGCGGGTAGTTATTTATCATGAAGCTGTGACCACTTCTGGGTCAACTGTACCGGAATATAGGATGACATCCGGTTCAACAGTTCCGCCGGATCAGATTCCAGACTCCATAGACTGAGATGTGAAGTATTGGAGAATCCTTCATGCACGCTGTGCTCAACCATTTTCATCAACGGCTCATAATATCCATTCACATTTAACAAACCGACGGGTTTACGATGAATGCCGATTTGTGCCCAGCAAAGAACCTCGAATAATTCCTCAAATGTCCCCATGCCACCAGGAAGAGCTACAAAGCCATCGGATAACTGGGCCATCGTTGCCTTGCGTTCATGCATCGTCCCCACTTCAATCAACTGCGTAAGACCACCATGTACGACTTCTCCACGAAATAAGCCAGTCGGCATGACACCAATTACTTCTCCACCCTGCTCCAGAGCAGCATCCGCGACCGCACCCATTAATCCCATACATGAACCGCCATAGACAAGTGCGTACCCACGATCGGCGATCTGTTGACCCAATTTAATTGCCTGCTGTGTGTAATCGGGGTGATTTCCCGGGTTGGAGCCTGCAAAAACACATATACGTTTCAATGGGTTTCACTCCTTCTCATGGTCTATTTCATTAGTGTATAACATGAATGTAAATACTATGTTACCTCACTCATCATACACAAGTGAACAAAAAAACACCCGACCGTTTGCAGCCGGCCGGGCTTCCATATTTAGTACACATCATTTAGAAGGGGTTGTTATACTGTTTACTATAAAGGCCGAACATTAAATCCATATGATCTTTGCATGAAATGAATATTAAATTCAGTGGACCTATCGTATTCCACGTCGTGAGCGCACCACAAACATATGCTTGTCCTTACGAAGAATCCGGCCGTCTGCAAGCTCAACCTGATCATCATCATGGCGTATAATCGTTGTGGATAAGGCTACAATTTTGGCCCGACGCCAAATCATAACCTGTGATTTAAAATAGATAGCATTTTCAAACTGTACGGCCTTTTTCATCACATATCCGACCCTATGCACCTCGGAACGCGCTTTTTTCAAAGGAAGGCTCTCTTCAGGCAGAGGCCGGATCATTGCGATATTGTCGAACGATACCTTAATTCGCTTTGGTCCGATTCGTACACAATCCGCTTCTTCATCCCACTCGACCAGCGTTCCTTTCAGTGGCTCTCGTATGCCGGTTGCGCGATATACGGCAACTTTCCGTCCTACCCAATGTCGCAATGCCTTCACCCCCGTTTTTCTAGTTTTCCGGTATCGTCCAATCAATCGGTTCAATACCTTTGGAGGTCAAGAATTCATTGGCTTTGGAAAAAGGACGACTGCCCAGGAAGCCACGATGCGCTGCAAGTGGACTTGGATGCGTAGATTCCAACACCAGGTGTTTGTCCCGGTTAATGAATGCCCCTTTCTTCTGAGCATGGCTGCCCCAAAGCATAAATACCATCGGTTCGGAACGTTCATTCAACGCCCGGATTACAGCGTCTGTAAACGTCTGCCATCCCAGTCCCTGATGGGAGTTCGGCTGCCCTTCTCGTACCGTCAGAACCGCATTAAGCAACAGCACACCCTGCTCTGCCCAATGAACCAGCGATCCGTGATTCGGAATCGGCAGACCCAGATCCGCGTGGAGCTCCTTATATATATTTTTCAAAGAAGGAGGAATGCGCACCCCCGGTCTGACCGAGAAACTTAATCCTTGAGCCTGACCCGCTCCGTGATAAGGGTCCTGACCGATAATAACGGCCTTGACACTATGATACGGGGTCAATTTTAGAGCCGAGAACAAATCTTCCTTCGGTGGAAAGATGGTCTGTGTTTTATACTCTGCGGCGAGTGCATAACGAATATTGTTGAAATACTCCGCTTCAGTCTCTTCCTTGAGCACAGTGTCCCAATCGTTATCAAACATATGTATAGGCTCCTTTCCCTGATGAATACATATCCGTGCAGCCCACATAACGGACTGCCACCTGCGAGAGCCGTCTTCTGCGCGACTCATAGACTATCCACCATTTTAACATAACCGGGGACAGCAGACCAGAAGTGTACACCAGGGGATAGGATCGCCTGTCTAACCAATCTTACTTCAGAAATCAAACTTGAACGGGTACAACCTCATCTTTGTTGACCAACACGGTACTTATTCTTCTGAGCCCTTCTTCAAGAACCGAACGCGGACATGCCAGGTTCAGGCGGATACATCCGCCCCCATTAGCTACAAACATATGACCATCTTCAAGCAATACCCCCGCTTGTTCAGCGAAAAATAAGGGCAGGTTTACATTTTCGGGGACGTATGCCGTGATATCAATCCATGCCAGATACGTAGCTTCCGGAATATGAAAGACCGCCTGTGGCAGATAGCGTTTCACATACTGGTCCACAAAAGCAAAGTTATCATCGAGATACGTTTTCAACTGTTTCAGCCATTCGTCACCATGTTCGTAAGCAGCTTGAGTCGCAGCAATGCTCAGCGGATTTTTGAACCCATAATGGCGGGTTTGCCAGATCGTTCGAAGCCCTTCATTTGCAATAATGACGTTGGAGAACATGAGGCCCGCCATGTTGAACGTTTTGCTCGGCGACATACAGGTAACGATTCGATCTGTACCTGGAAACAGCTTGGCAAGAGGCGTATGCTTCTTCCCTGTACGCAGCAAGTCACAATGAATTTCATCCGAGATGATCCACACGTTATGATTCAGACAGATCTCGCCCACACGTTGTAACTCTTCTGTTGACCAGATACGTCCAGACGGGTTATGCGGATTGCAAAAAATACATAACGTGACTTGTTCATCACTGGCTTTGGCTTCAAAATCTGCAAAGTCTATCGAATAATGTCCCTGCTCATTGATCAGATCTGAGCAAACCAGTTCAAGCTGATTATGCTCCGCAGCCGATTTGAAAAAACCATAGGAGGGTGTCACAATCAGCACCTTCTCATTCGGTTTGCAAATGTATTCAACCAATTCATATAGAGCCGGAATGATCCCATGTGATGTCTCCAAATGTTCCTTGGGAAAAGACCAATTGTAGTAACGCTCCATCCAGTTGGAGACAGCTTCGTAATATGCCGGATCGAACACCTGAGAGTACCCCATGATTTTCCGGTCAAGACGCTCCTTGACTGCTTCGCGTATTTCGGGAGGCGTGGCAAACTCCATATCTGCAATCCACATGCGAATAAATTCTTCATCCTTAAAGGGAAATTTCATATCTTCTGTTGCGTTAAAAATATATTGACGGAAACCATCTGTATTCATGGCATTGGTTCCTGTACGATCAATAATCTCATCAAAATCATACTTCATAGCCTTCTGCGCCTCTTTCTTTCGTTTTCCATCCTGGGATGAGGTTCTGTTAGTGACATTATTTCATGGCTCAGAAGGTACATCAAACGCAATATAATCTATTCAGAAGAAACAAATCCCTCTTAATGTTTCATTATAATAGGTGTTTTCATGAAAAAAGTGTTATATTCTTCGTAGAAATTAATTTCACTACTGGGTTTCACCTTTTCTCATATTCTTAAGAAACTTAACAGAAGGAGATCCGATATGAACACCATCAACAAAGAAGTGGGCAAGAAAATCCGTAATTTTCGCAAATGGAAAGGATTGACGGTTCAGCAGCTGGCGGATCGGATTCACAAAAGCAAAGCTACGCTGTCCAAATATGAGAGTGGTGATATTACGCTTGATGTGGTCACGCTGCATCAAATTGCCGATTCATTGAACATTCAGGTGGAGCAGCTGCTGTATATTGAGCCTAAGCAAGCATCCCCCCTTCTGAATACTGTTCCGTCCAGCTTTTTCAAAAATTCCACGCGGTTTTATTCGTACTTTTATGACGGGCGCAACAACAGCCTTATCCGTTGTGTCATTGATATGATGGCGCAGTCGGACGCCAATCGTTATCGAACCGTAATGTATATGAACGTCAAAAATTTTGAGAATTATCAGGAATGCGAAAATATGTATTGGGGTCACACCGAGCATTATGACACACTCACCACGCTGATTCTCAAAAATCAGGCCACACCGCTGGAAAACCTGTATATTAACATTCTGGCCTCTTTTCAGGAGTCCGAGAAAAAGTGGGGGTTGATGGCAGGCGTTTCCTTCCGCCCCTTTATGCCCATCGCATTGAAAATGTTATTCTCTCGAACGCCTTTGCCTGAAAATCCGGAGTTATATAACGAGCTGAAAATTTCAAAAGAAGATCTGCGCACGTTAAAGATCTATAATATGCTCGCCGTTACCTAAACCTTCAAATTAAGCCGGATTGGTCAGATTGAATTGAATTGGATTGAAAAGAAACCCCTGAAACAAGAAAAGGGCTGCTTTTATAAGCTATTAAAGCTCATAAAAGCGCCCTTTGGGATTTAAATATGTCTGTCTTGCTGCTGCCAAGCGTTCTGCATTAGCATGGTTGTATCCTTCAACCAAGGATTAGTTTTTGATCAAATCAAGGGTTTCGTCAAATAATTGCTTCTGGTCCTCAATCTTGTTTTCATTACCGATAACACAGCGTTGCTGCTGTTCCAATATGGCAGAAATCAGTTCCGCAAAACCTATGATGTCACTCTCTGTGGTGCCCAGTACTTCATCCCGTTCTTTCTGAAGATCGGCTTCAGTAATATTAGATAGATAACATTCCAGAGAGAATGATCCTTCGCCATGAGGCGTTCTGGGCGTATCCAGGTCCTGAATGGCACCAATGATATATCTCGTCATTTCCCGTGTATCTGCTTTGAAGTCCTTCAAGTATTGTGGCATCTCTTCATAAACTTTGTATGTTTTTTCGAGATTCGGGTCACGGTACGACGCTACATAGCTGTCTCCGTTGCGTCTGAAGCCTGACATGCAGCCGTATGCTCCGCCCTTGGCCCTGATGTTGTTCCACAAGTAATCCAGGGATAGAATCCCCTGTAAGACACGGAGCGAGCCGGTGTACGAATACCCTTTATCGATAAAGTTACCTGTTTGAACGACATATTGAACTTCAGATGGGGATCTAAATCCTTCATTATGAGATACAGGTGTGAATGCCGCTTTCTCTTTGGCAACATCTTGAGTGAACAACTTCGCTTTCAAATCGGATACCTGTTTCTCCAGTTCCGCATATCCCTGATCATCCGCAGTGTAACTTACCAGCAAGTTTTCCGGTCTGAAAATAAAGCCAGTCAACGATTGGAGGCTGGTCGACAACTCTTCTTTTCTTGCCTCAAAGTTCGCCTGAAGCTCCTCAAGCCACTGGTAAAAGGCGATGCCGCTAACCGCTTCCCGGAAGTCTGCAACAGCAGAGTGTTTGGAGGTAGATCGGCCAATTCCTGCCGAATGCCCTCCGCTGATCAGATTACGCTGCAGGTTCCCCTTCAACTGGGAGATAATCTCGTATAAACGCTTCGAGTCATCAAATTTGGAGGTAAACACAATTTCTTTGATCATGTCAAAAGCAAATCCCAGTTTGTCATACAACACTTTGGCGTTGAATTCATACGTAGCCTTGAAATCACGGTGCTCATGTGCGTTTGCATACGTACCGATTCCACTATGAATGCCCCCGGAATGAATATGAATTTCATTCGACAATTCATTAAATGAGAAATTTTGAGTATCCACGTAACCGAG includes:
- the ung gene encoding uracil-DNA glycosylase, whose translation is MFDNDWDTVLKEETEAEYFNNIRYALAAEYKTQTIFPPKEDLFSALKLTPYHSVKAVIIGQDPYHGAGQAQGLSFSVRPGVRIPPSLKNIYKELHADLGLPIPNHGSLVHWAEQGVLLLNAVLTVREGQPNSHQGLGWQTFTDAVIRALNERSEPMVFMLWGSHAQKKGAFINRDKHLVLESTHPSPLAAHRGFLGSRPFSKANEFLTSKGIEPIDWTIPEN
- a CDS encoding MalY/PatB family protein, giving the protein MKYDFDEIIDRTGTNAMNTDGFRQYIFNATEDMKFPFKDEEFIRMWIADMEFATPPEIREAVKERLDRKIMGYSQVFDPAYYEAVSNWMERYYNWSFPKEHLETSHGIIPALYELVEYICKPNEKVLIVTPSYGFFKSAAEHNQLELVCSDLINEQGHYSIDFADFEAKASDEQVTLCIFCNPHNPSGRIWSTEELQRVGEICLNHNVWIISDEIHCDLLRTGKKHTPLAKLFPGTDRIVTCMSPSKTFNMAGLMFSNVIIANEGLRTIWQTRHYGFKNPLSIAATQAAYEHGDEWLKQLKTYLDDNFAFVDQYVKRYLPQAVFHIPEATYLAWIDITAYVPENVNLPLFFAEQAGVLLEDGHMFVANGGGCIRLNLACPRSVLEEGLRRISTVLVNKDEVVPVQV
- a CDS encoding TIGR00730 family Rossman fold protein, with the protein product MKRICVFAGSNPGNHPDYTQQAIKLGQQIADRGYALVYGGSCMGLMGAVADAALEQGGEVIGVMPTGLFRGEVVHGGLTQLIEVGTMHERKATMAQLSDGFVALPGGMGTFEELFEVLCWAQIGIHRKPVGLLNVNGYYEPLMKMVEHSVHEGFSNTSHLSLWSLESDPAELLNRMSSYIPVQLTQKWSQLHDK
- a CDS encoding YjcZ family sporulation protein codes for the protein MSEIKGTGYGYGYGGFGGGAWTSTGAILVLFILLVIISRTFIV
- a CDS encoding glycerophosphodiester phosphodiesterase, which translates into the protein MKRIENIAHRGASAVCPENTMVAFERSLQLGATGIETDVQLSSDGRLVLIHDETLTRTAGAEGWVKDKSFEELRTLDAGAWFHADFAGERIPSLDELFDLVRGKDILLNLELKNGIVSYKGMEEKLIQAIRDWGIEQKVILSSFNHASLVRCKRLAPEIRTALLYMEKLYRPYDYAAKLEASALHPYKLAVTQEEVAAALAQGIATHPFTVNDPAEMQKLIDMGVRGIITDVPDVLAALMAVHSH
- a CDS encoding helix-turn-helix domain-containing protein, with the protein product MNTINKEVGKKIRNFRKWKGLTVQQLADRIHKSKATLSKYESGDITLDVVTLHQIADSLNIQVEQLLYIEPKQASPLLNTVPSSFFKNSTRFYSYFYDGRNNSLIRCVIDMMAQSDANRYRTVMYMNVKNFENYQECENMYWGHTEHYDTLTTLILKNQATPLENLYINILASFQESEKKWGLMAGVSFRPFMPIALKMLFSRTPLPENPELYNELKISKEDLRTLKIYNMLAVT